The Brassica napus cultivar Da-Ae chromosome C7, Da-Ae, whole genome shotgun sequence genomic interval tttacCAAGGTCGAGCTCCAAGGGTAACATACATGGTCAACAGGCACCAGTATGATTTGGCGTACTACCTCACGGacaatatatatccaaaattgtcaacatttatccaatctatcacactccctcaaggtcctaaagcagaGTTATTTGCTAAAGTTCAAGAAGCAACCCGAAAAGAAGTGGAGCGTGCTTTTGGTgtattgcaagctcgatttgcgatAGTGAAAAACCCGGCTCTATCATTGGACAAGGAAAAAatagggaagattatgagagcatgtatcatactgcacaatatgatagtcgaaAATGAACGAGGTGGATACACTTTGTACGATACatctgaatttgaagaaggagacTCGACCAGAAGTTCACATGTAGAGCATATTAACAACATGCCTTCACATTTCGGTAATATGTTTGGCCTACGGAATCAGGTTCGAGATAGGCGTACACACGAAGAATTGAAAAATGATTGaatagaaaatatttggaacaagtGTGGTAGTGATGAAGATGTATAATTACTGTATGTTTGCTTTTAAtcattgaataaataaaaattttaaatttaaatgttttacaaatttaatactttttaattcTTAAAGATTTCATATTGGGTAATACCATTGGATTtacattttataataaaatct includes:
- the LOC111207487 gene encoding putative nuclease HARBI1 isoform X1, which codes for MFHSFSKEKMLAYGCAADAVDEYLRLGESTTLSCLTNFTEAVIQLFGDEYLRRPTPEDLQCLLDIGEMCGFLGMIGSIDCMHWKWKNCPTAWKGQYTRGSGKPTLVLEAVASQDLWIWHAFFGSPGTLNDINVLDRSPVFDDIYQGRAPRVTYMVNRHQYDLAYYLTDNIYPKLSTFIQSITLPQGPKAELFAKVQEATRKEVERAFGVLQARFAIVKNPALSLDKEKIGKIMRACIILHNMIVENERGGYTLYDTSEFEEGDSTRSSHVEHINNMPSHFGNMFGLRNQVRDRRTHEELKND